Proteins co-encoded in one Pseudophryne corroboree isolate aPseCor3 chromosome 1, aPseCor3.hap2, whole genome shotgun sequence genomic window:
- the CARTPT gene encoding cocaine- and amphetamine-regulated transcript protein: MDSSRRNLLTLLSSTFLLLVLRASCQDTDYLETRSLDFYSPVDNSVHEKELIDALQEVLEKLKSKKLPLFEKKYGQVPMCGAGEQCAVRKGARIGKLCDCPRRTSCNTFLLKCL; this comes from the exons atggacagctccCGCAGGAACCTGCTCACGCTGCTGAGCTCCACTTTCCTCCTGCTGGTGCTCAGAGCAAGCTGCCAGGACACAGATTACCTGGAGACCCGATCCCTGGACTTCTACTCCCCTGTGGATAACAGCGTCCACGAGAAGGAGCTG ATTGATGCTTTGCAGGAGGTGTTAGAAAAACTTAAAAGTAAAAAACTTCCGTTATTTGAAAAGAAATATGGTCAAGTGCCCATG TGTGGTGCAGGAGAACAGTGTGCCGTCAGGAAAGGAGCCCGGATTGGGAAGCTCTGTGACTGCCCCAGACGGACGTCTTGCAATACATTTCTCCTAAAATGTTTATGA